A DNA window from Planctomycetota bacterium contains the following coding sequences:
- a CDS encoding (2Fe-2S)-binding protein, whose translation MNLDEELCLCFHVSKRKVVNFLRVERPQRASQLSQCFGAGTGCGWCRAYLTRLFEEYQAGQVGSAADLAAADYAKQRAAYIRAGGGTPPPGATPVPEASDE comes from the coding sequence ATGAACCTTGACGAAGAACTCTGCCTTTGTTTCCACGTCTCGAAGCGCAAGGTGGTGAACTTTCTGCGCGTCGAGCGGCCGCAGCGCGCCAGCCAGTTAAGCCAGTGCTTCGGCGCGGGCACCGGTTGCGGCTGGTGCCGGGCCTATCTGACGCGATTGTTCGAGGAATATCAGGCTGGCCAGGTCGGCAGCGCTGCCGACCTCGCCGCGGCCGATTACGCTAAGCAACGAGCTGCGTACATCCGCGCCGGCGGCGGCACGCCGCCACCCGGGGCAACGCCGGTGCCGGAGGCGAGTGATGAATGA